The nucleotide sequence CGGCCGAGTGAATTCGTGGCTTCACCCATGGCCCATCCGAGCCCGGCAATTCTGCGAGAAGGGACTGGGTCGAGGCCGAAATCGCGGACAAAGTCCTTGCGACACAAGCGGATTTGTTTGTTTCTCGGGCGTTTTCCCTTTACCGTTCGCCTGAAGGTCAGCCATGGTGGCTGACCAGCGTCCTGGGAGGACACGTGAACAAGGCTCAGTTCATTGAGGCGCTGGCTGCTCGCCTCGGCTCGGACAAGAAGTCAGCGGCCACTGCGCTCGATGCAGTGCTCGACGAGATCTACTCCGTCGTCGTCAAGGGCGAGAAGTTGGCGCTCACCGGTTTCGGCTCCTTCGAGAAGCGCGATCGCGCAGCGCGCATCGCTCGCAACCCGGCAACGGGTGCCAGCGTTCGCGTGAAGAAGACCTCGGTTCCCGCCTTCCGCGCGGGTGCGGAGTTCAAGGCGATCATCAGTGGCGCCAAGAAGATTGCCAAGGCCCCGGCCAAGAAGGCCGCACCGGCCAAGAAGGCCGCTCCGGCCGCCAAGGCTCCGGCCAAGAAGGCCGCGCCGGCCGCGAAGGCTCCGGCTCGCAAGGTTGCCGCCAAGGCTCCGGCCAAGAAGGCCGCGGCGGCCGCGAAGGCTCCGGCTCGCAAGGTTGCCGCCAAGGCTCCGGCCAAGAAGGTTGCCGCCAAGGCTCCCGCCAAGAAGGTTGCCGCCAAGGCTCCCGCGAAGAAGGTTGCCGTCAAGGCTCCGGCCAAGAAGGCTCCCGCCAAGAAGGCGCCGGCGAAGAAGACCGCGCGCTAGTTTCGCCTGAACCACAAGCACTGAGCCCCGCCGAGTGCATCGGCGGGGCTTTGTGCTGTGTGCGCCGTGATGAGTCGCCTGCTGCGCTGGGTCGGCAAGGGGGACGAATCGGTGCTGATCAGCGGCCCGGGTGCGGGTAGTAGTCGGCCGAGACGAGCGCGTCGTCGACGAGGGAAAGCACCCAGATCGATCCTTTGCGGCAGGGGGGATCGGTATCGGCCAGGCCGAGGTCGGACAACAGCGCGGGAATAGCCGCGCCCTGACTGCAGATCAGGGTCGCGGTGTTAGCGCGCGACAGGTCGGCAACTCGCCGAAGACCCGGATCGGGGTCGGACAGGTAGGCCTCGTCGGAGAATTCCGGCGCCGCGTCGACGAGCAGCCCCAGCGCGTGCGCGACCGGCTCGACGGTCTGTTCGCACCGGACCCGGTCAGCGGACAGGATCCGCTGAGGCGCGAACGCTGACAAGACCGCGACCGCGTCGCGAGCCTGACGTCGCCCGATCTTGTCCAGGGGCCGTTGCCGGTCGTCGCCGGAATACTGCGAGCGCTTGCCCGCCTTGGCGTGCCGCATCAACACCACGGTGCGTGCGTGCAACGGCGCGGCGACGAAATCGGCCAGCACCGTCCGGTCGAGGGCGTAGGTCAACAGGTCGTTCGCCTCGGCCACCGGCAGCCAAAGCAGCCGATCCACCTCGCGACTCGGTGTGTGTTCGCCGCTGACGTAATGCATCGCCCAGTAGGTCACCCGCTTCGAGGAATCCTGCAACGAATACTCGGTTCGGGTGAGGCGACGCCCGGTCGCGACCAGGGCGCCGGTCTCCTCGTACACCTCGCGCACCGCCGCGGCCAGCGGGTGTTCGTCGCGCTGGAGCTTGCCCTTGGGCAGAGTCCAGTCGTCGTAACGCGGGCGGTGCACGAGCGCGATCCGGGGATCAGCCGGGTTGCCGCGCCAGACCACCCCACCGGCCGCGGTTTGCGCGGGCGGTCGTGACGGGCCGCTCACTCGCTGCGTGAGGCCAGCTGTGAAAGCAGAACCTCCTGGTAATCCACCGCCTTGCTTCCGCCGGCGCGGATCCAGCGGCCGTCACCCTGCAATTCCCAGGATGCGGTGTCCGGTGCGAAGGCCATGTCGAGAGTCTCGCGCAACTGGTCGGTGTTCGGGCCGGTCACCTGGGCCAGCACCTCGACGCGGCGATCGAGGTTGCGGTGCATCATGTCCGCCGAGCCGATCCAGTACTCGGGGTCGCCGTCGTTGGCGAAGTAGAAGACCCGCGAGTGCTCCAGGAAGCGACCGAGGATCGAACGGACGGAGATGTTGTCGCTGAGACCGGGAACCTGAGCCTTGATCGTGCAGAACGTGCGAACCATCAGTTGGACGTTCACTCCGGCAGCCGAGGCGCGGTACAGGGCGTCGATGAGCGCCTCGTCGACGAGATGGTTGGTCTTGATCTGGATGTGGGCGGGCCGGCCTTGCTTGGCGTGGATGATCTCGCGCTCGACCCGTTCCAGCAGACCGGACCGCAGCCGGTGCGGAGCCACCAGCAGCGTCCGGTAATCGGTCTGGCGGGAGTAGCCGGTGAGCACGTTGAACAGATCGGTCAGGTCCGAACAGATTCGCTCGTCCGCGGTGAACAGGCCGAAGTCCTCGTACAAACGGGCCGTCTTGGGGTGGTAGTTGCCGGTGCCGATGTGGGCGTAGCGGCGCAGCGAGCCGCCCTCCTGCCGGACGACCAGGGAGGTCTTGCAGTGCGTCTTCAAGCCGACCAGCCCGTACACCACGTGGCAGCCCGCACGCTCCAGCGCCCGGGCCCACTTGATGTTGGCCTGTTCGTCGAAGCGAGCCTTGATCTCGACCAGCACCACGACCTGCTTGCCCGCCTCGGCCGCATCGACCAGGGCGTCGACGATGGGAGAGTCGCCCGAGGTTCGGTAGAGGGTCTGCTTGATCGCGAGCACGTTCGGGTCGGCCGCTGCCTGCTCGATGAACCGTTGAACACTCGTGGCAAAGGACTCATACGGGTGGTGAACCAGCACATCGCCCTCACGCAGCGTGGCGAACACCGACTTGGGCGTCTCGCCCTCGGCGAAGCGGGGATGGGTCGCGGGCACGAACGGGCGCTCTTTGAGAGCCGGACGGTCGACGTCGTAGACCTGCCACAGCGCGGTCAGGTCGAGCAGCCCGGGCAACTGCAGAACGTCCTCGGGCTGGACGTCGATCTCACTGACCAGCAGGGCCAGCACGGCCGAGTCGATGTCCTCGCCCACCTCCAGCCGAACCGGCGGCCCGAACCGGCGCCGCACCAGTTCGCGTTCCAGCGCCTGGAGCAGATCTTCGTCGCGGTCCTCGTCCACCTCGAAATCGGTATTGCGGGTAACCCGGAACAGGTGGTGCTCGACGACCTCCATGCCGGGGAACAAAGCGCTCAGGTGGGCCGCGATGAGGTCCTCGATCGGCAGGTACTGCGACAGGTCGACGCTCTGGGTGACGACCACGAAGCGGCGAACGTTGTTGGGGACCTTGATGCGGGCGAAACGGTCGACGTCCGATCCGGGGTCGCGAACGAGCACCGCGAGGTTCAGAGACAGGCCCGAGATATAGGGAAAAGGGTGAGCCGGGTCCACGGCCAGCGGGGTCAGAACGGGGAAGATCTTCGCGTGGAAGTATTCGCTCAGCTCCTTCTGCTGCGCAGTGGTCAGATCGCGCCACCGAATGATCTTGATCCCTTCGGCCGCCAGGGCCGGTTCGATGTCGGTGAGGAAGCAGCGTGCGTGACGGACCGACAATTCCTTGCTGCGGTCGGCGACGAGGGCCAGCCGCTCGCGAGGTGACAGCCCGTCACTGGAGCGCACCGCCAAACCCATCTCCTGGCGGCGCTTGAGCCCGGCGACCCGGACCATGTAGAACTCGTCGAGGTTGCTGGCGAAGATGGAGAGGAACTTCATCCGCTCCAGCAACGGCTGCCGCCGGTCCTCGGCCAGGGCCAGGACGCGCGCGTTGAAGTCCAGCCAGGACATCTCGCGGTTGGCGTAACGGTTGTCCGGCAGCGCCACCTCGTCGGCCGGCGCGCTGCGGTCGGGTCCGGGGGCGGACGCGGAGTCGGCGGTGTCGGTCGCGGTGTCGGTCATGGCAGACATCATGCCCCGCTCAGATGAACGGGTGTAGCAGGGCGAGCACCTCAGCGGTGTGCGGTCCGACGCCCAGGCGCAGGCACGCCTGCAGGTCCGCTTCGGTGTCCGCATCGGCGCGGGCGGCATCAGGTGCACGCAAGGGGACGTGCCCCGATCGCAGGTGAGCCGCAGCCGAGTTCGTTCCGAACTCTGGCTCTAGGCCGGCCCCGGCACCGGCCGTGAGCATCGTGGTGCCGGTCGCCTGCCGGTCGGCGACGAAACCGCGTTCGTTGTGCGCGGCCTCGGCGAGCACCGCCAACAGCGAAACGCTGTTCAGGCACGGCAGGTCCGCCACCATCGCGAGTTGGCCATCGCCGGGAGCGGCCCGCCGCCAATGCTGCGCTGCGGCGCTGAGCGCGCCGTTGAGGCCCGTTCCGGGGTCGGGGAAGAGCTCGATCCCGACGGGCAGATCCTCGATCGCCCTCGACGTGCTGATCACGACGACGCCGGCGATGATGCCCGGCTGCGCGGCCCGGGCCGCCAACGCCGCGGCGATGGTGTCGGCCTGCATGGCTCGCACCAGCCGTTCGTGCTGATCGGGGCGGGTGACGCCTTCCAGTCGCGTCTTGCCGACGGCATGCGGGCGTACCGGGATCAGGATTCGCCAGGCCACGAACGACGATGCTGCCACGGCCCAGCGCTGGCCGTTGACCGACCACGAGCCGGCCACCGGTCGCGGTACTGCTGCCCGCGGCGATCGGGGTGGCAGACTGCCACCACGGGCGGGGCCGAGCCGTCCGACAGGAGGAGCACGGTGTTCAAGCGCATGTCGGAGAAGCCGGGTCCCTACCTGAGGTTCTGCGTCATCGTGTTCTACCCGCTGATCAGCCTCGCGTGGCGTCGCCGATGGATCGGAAGCGACCGGATCCCGCGGCGCGGACCGGCGATCCTGGCCATCAACCACATCTCCTACGCCGACCCGTTCGTGATCGCCCGGCTGCTGTGGGACATCGGCCGGCTGCCTCGGTTCCTGGCCAAGTCCACGATCTTCCACGTGCCGGTCATCGGACGAGTGGTGGCCAACGCCGGCCAGATCCCGGTCTACCGTGGGACGGCGGACGCGGCCGCGGCCCTGCAGGGTGCGGTCCAGGCGTTGGAGCGCGGGGAGATCGTCCTGATCTATCCCGAGGGGACGGTCACCCGCGATCCGGATTTCTGGCCGATGCAGGCCAAGTCCGGCACCGCTCGGCTCGCTCTGCTGGCCCCGGACGTCCCGGTGATCCCCGTGGGCCAGTGGGGATCCCAGGAGTTCCTCGACTTCTACGCCCGCCGGTTCCGGCCATTGCCCCGCAAGACGGTGACCGTGGCCGTCGGGGCACCGCTGGACCTGAGCAGGTATCGCGGACGGCCACCCACCGCGGCGCTGCTGCACGAGATGACCGACGAGATCATGGGCGCCGTCACCGCGCAGGTGGCCGTGATCAGGGGACAGAACCCGCCCGCCGTTGCCTACCCGTCCCCGTGGGTGGGCTCGGCGGAGCAGGGCATGGACCGGCAGTCGCGAGGGGAGAGCGCATGAGGGCCGCCGTTCTGGGAGCGGGCAACTGGGGCACGGCCTTCGCCAAGGTGCTGACCGACGCCGGAACGGAGACGGTCCTGTGGGCCCGGCGCCCCGAACTGGCCGAGGCGGTGAACCAGCGCCACTGCAATCCTGACTACTTGGAAGGCATCGAGCTGCCCGGTGCGCTGCGCGCGACCACCGACCCGACCGAAGCGATGTCGGGCGCGGACCTCGTGGTCTTCGCGATCCCGTCGCAGACACTGCGCGAGAACCTGGGCGGCTGGGCCGGTCAGTTGCCGCCGCAGGCGAGTCTGGTCAGCCTGATGAAAGGCATCGAGCTGGGCACGGTCATGCGGATGAGCGAGGTCATCTCGCAGGTCGCCAAGGCCCTTCCCGAGCGGGTCGCGGTCGTTTCGGGTCCGAACCTCGCGCGTGAGATCGCGATGCAGCAGCCCACCGCGACCACCGTCGCGTGCACCGACCTGGCCCGCGCGGAGTCGGTTCAACAGGCCTGCAGCACGGGATACTTCCGGCCCTACACGAACACCGACGTCATCGGCACCGAACTGGGTGGCGCCGTCAAGAACGTCATCGCACTTGCCTGCGGCATGGCGGTCGGCATGGGCTTCGGTGACAACACGGTCGCCTCCCTGATCACCCGGGGCCTGGCCGAGACCGCCCGGCTGGGCAGCGCACTGGGCGCCGACCCGCTCACGTTCGCCGGCCTGGCCGGGTTGGGCGACCTCGTCGCGACCTGCGCGTCCCCGCTGTCGCGAAACCGCACCTTCGGCCATCGGCTCGGACGCGGAGAGACCCTCGAACAGGCCCAGCAGGCCACCCACGGCCAGATCGCCGAAGGGGTGAAGTCGTGCCGCTCGATTCTGGATCTGGCCGATCGACACGGCGTGGACGTGCCGATCGTTCGTGAGGTTTCGGCTGTGTGCGCCGGTGAGTCGGACCCGCGGACCGCCGTCCGCGCGTTGATGAGTCGGTCCATCAAGAGCGAATGAGCATCGGCTAGCGTGTGCGTTCGTGGCAGACCGCATCCGAATCGCGCTCGTGTACGGCGGCCGAAGTAGCGAACACCCGATCTCGGTGGTCAGCGCAGGCAGCGTCTTGTCGGCCATGGATCCCGATCGCTACGACATCGTCACCATCGGCATCACCCGCGAGGGGCGGTGGATCGCCACCCACGTCGACCCGGCGTCGTTGCGCATCGCGGGCCGCCAGCTTCCCTCGGTCTCGGCCGCGGCCGACGATCAGGCACCGCAATCGCTGCGCGCCGGCCGTCCGGACGTCTTCCAGGCCGGCTCCGCGCTCGCGGCGCTCGACGGCGTCGATGTCGTTTTCCCCCTGCTGCACGGGGCTTTTGGCGAGGACGGCACGATCCAGGGGATGCTGGAGATGGCGGGAATCCGCTACGTCGGATCGGGCGTGCTGGCCAGCGCGGCGGGCATGGACAAGGCGTTCACCAAGACCGTGCTGACCGCGGCCGGGTTGGACGTCGGCCGATACCGGGTGCTGCACCGCTCGCAGCCGCGGCCCGGCGCGGCCGATCTCGCCGACCTCGGACTGCCGCTGTTCGTCAAACCTGCCCGGGCCGGCTCGAGCGTCGGAATATCGAAGGTGCGCTCCTATGACGAGTTGCCCGATGCCCTCGAGCTGGCCTTCAGCCACGACAGCAAAGTCCTGATCGAGGCTGCGGTCATCGGGCGCGAACTGGAATGCGGCGTGCTGCAGGACGCCGACGGCCGGGTTTCGGCGTCCCTGCCGGCCGAGATCCGGCTGCACGCCGACTTCGACTGGTACAGCTTCGAGGCCAAATACCTCGATGACGCTTCCGATTTCGACATTCCGGCCCAGCTGTCCGACGCCGACCTTGCTCGGGTCCGTGCCGCCGCCGTGACCGCTTTCACCGCGCTGGAGTGCCGTGGACTGGCGCGGGTGGACTTCTTCCTGACCGAGGACGGCACGCTGACCGTCAACGAGATCAACACAATGCCGGGATTCACCCCGATCTCGATGTACCCGAAGATGTGGGCGGAAACCGGCGTGGGTTATGCCGAACTGATTGACCGCCTGATCGCGACGGCCCTGTCCGACGAACTCTGAGCGCGCAACTGATCCGCTGCGCCGCGGCTCAGCCGCCGCAGATGGGCAGCTTCGTAGTGGTGGGCCGTCCGGATGCGTCGGCGGCGGTGCAGCGTTGGGGCAGGGCCGCGACGGCGGTGGACAGGTCGGACAGCGGCTGGGTCTGTGAGCTTGGAACGGTGACCTCCAGGTACACCGACCGGTCGACGGCGGTGAAGATGACCTGATCCTTCTGCGGTTCGGGTTGCCAGATGATCCCGTTGACGTCGATCAGTTGGGCGGCCTGGCCCGTGCCGAACACGGCCGGCCGGCTCACACCGCACCGGAACACGATCGCGGGATTGCCCCAGGCCGCAACGTAGGAGGAATCGGTCGCCGTCTTTCGCGGGTTGAGGCCGCCGAGTTGAACGGGAAGCTTCTCGAAGACGCTCAGACAGGCTTTTGCCGTCGCGGCGTTCGGGCTCGGGGGTGCGGCAACGGTCACCGCCGCCGCGGGATTGCCGGCCTGACCTGGCGTGCTTGGTTTACCGCCCTTGCCCGCGGTGAAGACGAAGGCGAGCACGACGGTCAGGGGGAGGGCTAGCGCGCTGGCGATCAGGGCGGCGCGGCGCTGGCTGGCGTCGATGACGGGAAATTCCTCGGGGGTGGTCGGTTGGTGCCGTGCGGAGTGCAGCGGAAGTGCCGGTACGCCGACGGCGTCGGCTTGCAGCGGTTAGCAGGCCATCTGCAGGCTACAGGTGGACGACCGGGCAGGTCAGCGTCCGCGTGATGCCGTTGACGCCCTGCACCCGAGCCACCACCAGACGCCCCAGCTCGTCGACATTGCTGGCCTGGGCCCGCACGATGACGTCATAGGGACCGGTGACATCCTCGGCGAGGGTCACGCCGGCCAGCTGGGAGATCTCGGCGGCGACCGAAGCCGCCTTGCCGACCTCGGTCTGAATCAGGATGTAGGCGTGGACGGTGCTTCCGTCCGAGGGAAAAGCCGAAACAGCCTCGGTCACGGGTCGTCCTTTCGTCGTCATTGGCGTCGGGGCTACTAGAACCTAGCGCAGACCGGTAACGGCGGCATGTGAAGATGCTTGGGTTGGTCGTGTAGGTCACGCCGGGCCACGACCTCGGTCGTGCCCGCGGCAACGAGTACTGGAGGCGGGTCACCATTCCTGAGGCGAGGACGATTGGCGAGCTGGGGGAGTTCGGGCTGATCCGGCGTATCACCGCCGGCCTCAGCCGGATCGAGAGCCCGACCACGGTGCTCGGCCCCGGCGACGACGCGGCCGTGATCAGCGCGCCCGACGGACGAGTGGTCGCCTCGACCGACCTTCTGCTGGAACACCGGCATTTTCGCCGCGACTGGTCGACGGCCAACGACATCGGCCACAAGGCCGCGGCTCGCAACTTCGCCGACATCGCCGCCATGGGTGCGCAGCCGACGTCCTTGCTGGTCGGGCTGGCTGCGCCAGCGGAGACCGAACTCAGCTGGGTGGACGGGCTGGTCGCCGGCTTCGCCGAGGAGTGTGCCGAGGTGGGCGCTCAGGTCGTCGGCGGTGACATCTCGGCATCGGCGGAGATCCTGCTGTCGGTGACGGCGCTGGGCGACCTGGCGGGACGAGCGCCGGTCACGCTGTCCGGTGCGCGGGCGGGCCAGGTGGTGGCCGTCACCGGTCTGCTCGGCTGGGCAGCAGCGGGTTTTGCTGTGCTCTCGCGCGGCTTCCGCTCACCGGTGCAGGTCGTCAACGCGCACCGGCGTCCCCAGCCGCCCTACGCCGAAGGGATTCGCGCGGCCGAGGCCGGCGCCACGTCGATGACCGACATCTCCGATGGTCTTATCGCCGACCTCGGCCACATCGCCGCCGGTAGCGGCGTGCGGATCGACTTGCGGGCGGACGCGTTGGCCGCGCCGGCCAAGCTGCGCGATGTCGCGTCAGCACTGAACGTCGATCCGATGAGCTGGGTGCTTGGCGGCGGCGACGACTACGGTCTGGTCGCGACGTTCCCCACCTTCGCGGCCACGCCCGCCGGCTGGACCGTTATCGGCATGGTCAGCGAGGGCGAGGGAGTCCGTGTCGACGGGCTGCGTTACGCCGACGGCGGCCACGAGCACTTTCGCTGATCCGCCGACCCCGCAACGACGACGAGGCCGGATCCCAGATGGGATCCGGCCTCGTCGGCAGGTATTCAGGTCTTAGGCGCGGGTGACCTTGCCGGCCTTGAGGCACGAGGTGCAGACGGTGATGCGGCGACGGGTACCCGGGGCAACAAGCGCACGGACGGTCTGCACGTTCGGGTTCCAACGACGGTGGGTGCGCCGGTGGGAGTGCGAGACGGACATGCCGAAGCCGGGCCCCTTGCCGCAGACGTCGCAGTGGCTGGCCACAATGGCCTCCTAAATTCTTCTCGAGTGTTCGTTCACGTGCGCTGGTGCTCGGGACGGGACATGCGCTGAGCGCTGCCACCCGGGCAACCGCACCAGTGTAGCCAGGGGCGTGGTCGCGATCAAAACCGGCACCGGACCGGCCATCACAGTATGGTGGCGCCCAACCCTGAAGGAGGCCGCCCCGCATGCTCGCCCAGCTCGACGCTTCGGCGGTGCGGCGGTGGTGCAGCGCGGCTGACCGGGCCATGACCGCGCGGCAGGCCGAGATCGACGACCTCAACGTCTTCCCCATTCCGGACGGCGACACCGGCACCAACCTCAGCCTGACCCTGCACAGCGCGGCGGCGGCGGTCGACACCGATCGCTCGGCGACCCCCGGGTCCGTGCTGGCCGCGATGGCTCGCGGCGCCGTGATGGGTGCCCGCGGTAACTCCGGGGTCATCGTTTCCCAGATCTTGCAGGCGATGGCCGACAGCTTTGGCGCAGCTGCGGCCGAAATCGGTGGCGCCGACGTGGGTCGAGCCCTGACCGCGGCGGCCGATGCCGCCGATGCCGCGGTAGCCGATCCCGTCGAGGGCACCATCCTGTCCGTCATCCGCGCCGCCGCTCAGGGCGCTACCACAGCGGAGGGCGATCTGGCCGACACGGTGCGCGGCTGTCAGCAGGCCGCCGCCCAGGCGCTGGCCCGTACCCCTGAGCAGCTGCCCGTGCTGGCTCAAGCAGGTGTGGTCGACGCCGGCGGGCAAGGGCTGCTCGTCCTTTTGGACGCACTCGCCGGGGTGGTGCTCGGCAGTCGCGACGAGACGTCCGCCGCGTCCGAGGGCGATACCCGTGCCGACAGCCCCGCGCGCCGCCTCCGACCGGACGTCGCGGACCCCAGCTCGAGCGAGGTTCACCGCGAGGCAGGCAGTCCCGAGTACGCCTACGAGGTGCAGTACCTGCTGTACGGGTCCGATCCGGCCGCCACAAGGCTGAAGGATCAGCTCGTCGAACTGGGCGACTCCGTCGTCGTGGTCGGCGCCGGCAGCCCGGAAGGCTCCGCCGGCCGGGTGTTCAATGTCCACGTCCACGTCAACGACGTCGGGGCGGCGATCGAGGCGGGCATCGAGGCCGGCCGCCCGCACCGGATCACGGTGGTCCGCTTCGCCGACCAGATCGCAGCCCAGCTGGCCGCGTCCGCTCAGGCCGCTGAGCGCACGGGGGTGGCCGTGCTCGCGGTCGCCCCCGGCCCCGGCCTGGCGGAGGTCTTCCACGCGGAGGGTGTGTACGTCGTCGACGGCGGCCCGACGCAGAACCCGTCGACGGCCGAGGTACTGGAGGCGATCCAGTCCACCGGTGCGGCCCGGGTTGTCGTCCTGCCCAACGCCTCGGCCGTGGGCGCCGTGGCCGACCTGGCCGCCGAGCGGGCGCGCGCCGACGGTATAGAGGTAGCGGTTGTCCCCACCAAGTCGCCCGTACAAGGACTGGCGGCGGTGGCCGTGCACGACCCGCGGCGGCGCTTCGCCGACGACGTGATCGCGATGGCCGAGGCTGCGGCTGCCACCCGATTCGCCGAGGTCACCGTCGCTGTTCGCGAGTCCATCACCTACGCGGGGCGCTGCCAGGCCGGCGATGTCCTGGGCCTCATCGACGGCGAGGTCGTCGAGATCGGTTCCGATTACGGCACGGTCGGGGTGAGCCTGGTGGGCCGGTTGATCAGTGCCGGAGGGGAATTGGTGACGGTGCTCGCCGGGGCCGACCCGGCCGGCGCCCTCGCTTGCGAAACCGTCGAGCGCTACGTCCGTACTCAGCATCCGTTGGTGGAGATCACCGCACTGCCGGGCGGCCAGCCGCACTTCCCGCTGCTCATCGGAGTGGAGTGACAGCGCTGTCGGACCGCTCTGGCACAGTGAGGTCATGGCCACGCTCGACACGCCGCTGATAGATGTCGTCGGCGATCGGACCGCGCGGGTGTTGGCCAGCGGGCTTGACCTCGTCACCGTGCGGGATCTGCTGCGGCACTATCCGCGCCGCTACAGCGTCCGGGGTGAGCTGACGGATCTGCGCGCTCTCCAAGTGGGTGACGAGGTCACCGTCCAGGCGCGGATCGCCTCGGTTCGCGGCCGCACGATCCCTGGGCGAAAGCTGCACATCCTCGAGGTGACCCTGGAGTCCGGCCGTGATTCCGGCCGTGATCGCAGCGAGCTCTACCTCACCTTCTTCAACCAGCGCTTTCGCGAGCGCGAGCTGTTGGTCGGACGCGTCGGACTGTTCGCGGGCAAGGTGACGCGCTTCAACAACAAGCTGCAACTCAACTCGCCCGAGTACGTCCTCGATAGCAACTCCCTCGATTCAGGCCCGGTCGGGGACGGCCCCCGCGAGGAGGGCGCCTTCGAGCTCGGCTCGCTCGACGCGAAGGACTTCGCCAACACCTTGTTGCCGATCTATCCCGCCGTTGCCTCGGTGCGCACGTGGACCGTTCAGCGCAGCGTGCAGACCGTGCTCATGTCGCTGGACGAGGTAGCCGACCCCCTCCCGTTCGAGGTGCTGGCCTCGTCCGGGCTGGCCGGTTACGACTGGGCGTTGCGACACATCCACCAGCCGAACACCGTGGAGGAGTCGAAGGACGCCCGTCGGCGTCTTGCCTTCGACGAGGCCTTCGGGGTCCAGTTGGTCCTGGCCCAGCGACGTCGCGAGGCCCGGTCGAACCCCACCCGCCCCCGACCTCGGCAGGCCCGAGGTCTGTTGACCGATTTCGACGCACGGCTGCCGTTCACC is from Jatrophihabitans telluris and encodes:
- a CDS encoding thiamine-phosphate kinase, giving the protein MPEARTIGELGEFGLIRRITAGLSRIESPTTVLGPGDDAAVISAPDGRVVASTDLLLEHRHFRRDWSTANDIGHKAAARNFADIAAMGAQPTSLLVGLAAPAETELSWVDGLVAGFAEECAEVGAQVVGGDISASAEILLSVTALGDLAGRAPVTLSGARAGQVVAVTGLLGWAAAGFAVLSRGFRSPVQVVNAHRRPQPPYAEGIRAAEAGATSMTDISDGLIADLGHIAAGSGVRIDLRADALAAPAKLRDVASALNVDPMSWVLGGGDDYGLVATFPTFAATPAGWTVIGMVSEGEGVRVDGLRYADGGHEHFR
- a CDS encoding DAK2 domain-containing protein, which gives rise to MLAQLDASAVRRWCSAADRAMTARQAEIDDLNVFPIPDGDTGTNLSLTLHSAAAAVDTDRSATPGSVLAAMARGAVMGARGNSGVIVSQILQAMADSFGAAAAEIGGADVGRALTAAADAADAAVADPVEGTILSVIRAAAQGATTAEGDLADTVRGCQQAAAQALARTPEQLPVLAQAGVVDAGGQGLLVLLDALAGVVLGSRDETSAASEGDTRADSPARRLRPDVADPSSSEVHREAGSPEYAYEVQYLLYGSDPAATRLKDQLVELGDSVVVVGAGSPEGSAGRVFNVHVHVNDVGAAIEAGIEAGRPHRITVVRFADQIAAQLAASAQAAERTGVAVLAVAPGPGLAEVFHAEGVYVVDGGPTQNPSTAEVLEAIQSTGAARVVVLPNASAVGAVADLAAERARADGIEVAVVPTKSPVQGLAAVAVHDPRRRFADDVIAMAEAAAATRFAEVTVAVRESITYAGRCQAGDVLGLIDGEVVEIGSDYGTVGVSLVGRLISAGGELVTVLAGADPAGALACETVERYVRTQHPLVEITALPGGQPHFPLLIGVE
- the rpmB gene encoding 50S ribosomal protein L28; this translates as MASHCDVCGKGPGFGMSVSHSHRRTHRRWNPNVQTVRALVAPGTRRRITVCTSCLKAGKVTRA